A window of the Gemmatirosa kalamazoonensis genome harbors these coding sequences:
- a CDS encoding cytochrome c-type biogenesis protein CcmH, which produces MHRRQFVAAAVSLAAGRRLLAQGEVQGTSSDTTQSQSAASNMVMNQSAIRPVRLPVKPGARPVLTTQQRDDLEHRIHCQCGCTLDVFTCRTTDFSCSVSPAMHGDVQRLVEGGYSADEIVAAFTDVYGERVLMVPKKEGFNWAGYVAPFVAIGTAGAVVATTLRRWRARAAVVTPASRGDVQADVDATPEELARLDAAVRAEEA; this is translated from the coding sequence ATGCATCGCCGACAGTTCGTCGCCGCGGCCGTGTCGTTGGCGGCCGGTCGCCGCTTGCTGGCGCAGGGCGAGGTGCAGGGCACCTCGTCGGACACGACGCAGTCGCAGTCCGCGGCGTCCAACATGGTGATGAACCAGAGCGCGATCCGTCCCGTGCGCCTGCCGGTGAAGCCGGGCGCGCGGCCCGTGCTCACGACGCAGCAGCGCGACGATCTGGAGCACCGCATCCACTGTCAGTGCGGCTGCACGCTCGACGTCTTCACCTGCCGCACGACCGACTTCTCGTGCTCCGTGTCGCCCGCCATGCACGGCGACGTGCAGCGCCTCGTCGAGGGCGGCTACTCGGCCGACGAGATCGTCGCCGCGTTCACCGACGTGTACGGCGAGCGCGTGCTGATGGTGCCGAAGAAGGAAGGCTTCAACTGGGCGGGCTACGTGGCGCCGTTCGTCGCCATCGGCACCGCGGGCGCCGTGGTGGCCACCACGCTTCGGCGGTGGCGCGCGCGCGCCGCCGTCGTCACGCCCGCGTCGCGCGGCGACGTCCAGGCGGACGTCGACGCCACGCCCGAGGAGCTCGCGCGCCTCGACGCCGCGGTGCGCGCGGAGGAAGCCTGA
- a CDS encoding zinc ribbon domain-containing protein: MALPDGVIALGAGTVLALGAAALVLGPLLRDETDAPRARRPVPSRAREATTGAVDALREIEFDRATGKLSDADYDALKATYTREALAELRARDAAAALGTRAAAAASDDIVERTIRRYRASSAHAAVCPVDGPRPEADAVFCSACGRYLPAVCPRCGAACDQPEQRFCGACGVPLDAAAA, from the coding sequence ATGGCGCTCCCCGATGGCGTCATCGCGCTCGGCGCGGGCACCGTGCTCGCGCTGGGCGCCGCGGCGCTCGTGCTCGGCCCGCTGCTGCGCGACGAGACCGACGCACCGCGCGCGCGGCGTCCGGTACCGTCGCGCGCGAGGGAGGCGACCACCGGCGCCGTCGACGCGCTGCGCGAGATCGAGTTCGACCGCGCGACGGGCAAGCTCTCCGACGCGGACTACGATGCGCTGAAGGCGACGTACACCCGCGAGGCGCTCGCCGAGCTGCGCGCCCGCGACGCCGCCGCGGCGTTAGGCACTCGCGCGGCCGCCGCCGCTTCGGACGACATCGTGGAGCGCACGATCCGTCGCTATCGCGCCTCGTCCGCCCACGCCGCGGTCTGCCCGGTCGACGGCCCGCGCCCGGAGGCGGACGCGGTGTTCTGCTCCGCGTGCGGCCGCTACCTGCCGGCGGTCTGTCCGCGCTGCGGCGCGGCGTGCGACCAGCCGGAGCAGCGGTTCTGCGGCGCGTGCGGCGTGCCGCTCGACGCGGCCGCGGCCTGA
- the cutA gene encoding divalent-cation tolerance protein CutA: MSSDATVVLTTLASEDEAVAFVRALLDRRLVACGTILPGARSLYRWEGQLADEREVVVLLKSAAGRLGDLATVFAELHPYKVPELLALPVAAGLEKYLGWIARETGEGRDEEIVAP, encoded by the coding sequence ATGTCTTCCGACGCCACCGTCGTTCTCACCACGCTCGCCTCCGAGGACGAGGCAGTCGCGTTCGTGCGCGCGCTGCTCGATCGGCGCCTCGTCGCCTGCGGCACGATCCTCCCCGGCGCCCGCTCGCTCTATCGCTGGGAGGGCCAGCTCGCCGACGAGCGCGAGGTCGTCGTGCTGCTGAAGAGCGCGGCCGGCCGGCTCGGCGACCTCGCGACCGTGTTCGCCGAGCTGCACCCGTACAAGGTGCCGGAGCTGCTCGCGCTCCCCGTAGCGGCGGGGCTCGAGAAGTACCTCGGCTGGATCGCCCGCGAGACGGGCGAGGGGCGCGACGAGGAGATCGTCGCGCCCTGA
- a CDS encoding ADOP family duplicated permease, producing MAPSEPRLPRLPLVLLGALLPRAERDELLADVVEEFGERSRAAGTPAARRWLWAQLVGSAPAVLRWRWWRGWTGFEPRANAYRPGGPMLKSWISDARYAARRLRARPGYTVLAVLTLALGVGGTAAVYGVARGLLFDPLPYANAPELATFWSTFSWSEEEFSYLRGRFPGFRQVAAYRNRDVTLRVGDAPARFVPGIAASAELFDVLGARPALGRPLRAGDDALGTAPVAVLSDGLWRELGADPSIVGRSLVLDGAPTTVVGVMPRGFWFPDPSVRVWTSTPMRPDNGAGNYTLVGRVAPGLDPGNMGPYVARLTAMLGERFHYPEKWDKTKNARVTPIRESMTGTMRPALLATLGAMGLILLIACANVAALMLGQVDARFTELAVRSALGANQRRLTQQLVVEALLIAIAAGALGAGLAAGGFRVLAHALPLGAWGETVSPDWRVFVAALGLAIAAALLVVAVPTVSLWRGDLRGVLGRARTGGLEGRGGRLENGLVVAEVALAVLIASGAALLVRSVGNLYALDPGLRAEQVAVVDVVAPNDIGGVAQWRAVDEVVTALHALPGVRAVAATTQLPLRGGSDSYGFTIEGLKDTDDGSTTYMRIVTQEYFAALGIRRLTGRTFELTDRRAADSVRAETQRGERRDSTPPERVVVINQALAKKYFRGESPIGRRMGGTFRGAERIIGVVVDVAEGKLTDAPEPARYFLADEVPMRHGTYTLALRVSPGIDPTSVLDAARRTVSRLAPGFAVQELTTMQRVLDRAVGPARQVMTLLSLLTGLALVLGAIGIYGVIAHFAARRRRDWAIRVALGLPGGRVVARVLGHGTALVAVGIVIGVAAASVLARLLSALLFGVSAFDPLALAGAGVALLVVGFLAAAAPAWRAGMTDPAIALREQ from the coding sequence ATGGCACCGTCCGAGCCCCGCCTCCCGCGACTGCCGCTCGTCCTGCTCGGCGCGCTCCTCCCGCGCGCGGAGCGCGACGAGCTGCTCGCCGATGTCGTCGAGGAGTTCGGCGAGCGGTCGCGCGCCGCCGGCACGCCGGCGGCGCGGCGGTGGCTGTGGGCGCAGCTCGTCGGCTCCGCGCCGGCCGTGCTGCGCTGGAGATGGTGGCGCGGGTGGACCGGCTTCGAGCCCCGCGCGAACGCGTACCGCCCCGGAGGGCCCATGCTCAAGAGCTGGATCTCGGACGCTCGCTACGCGGCGCGCCGCCTGCGCGCGCGCCCCGGCTACACCGTCCTCGCCGTGCTCACGCTCGCCCTCGGCGTCGGCGGCACCGCCGCCGTGTACGGCGTCGCGCGCGGGCTGCTGTTCGACCCGCTCCCGTACGCGAACGCGCCCGAGCTGGCGACGTTCTGGTCGACGTTCTCGTGGAGCGAGGAGGAGTTCTCGTACCTCCGCGGCCGCTTCCCGGGCTTCCGCCAGGTCGCCGCCTACCGCAACCGGGACGTGACGCTGCGCGTGGGCGACGCGCCGGCGCGCTTCGTTCCCGGCATCGCCGCGTCGGCCGAGCTGTTCGACGTGCTCGGCGCGCGCCCCGCGCTCGGCCGCCCGCTCCGCGCCGGCGACGATGCGTTGGGCACGGCGCCGGTCGCGGTGCTCAGCGACGGTCTGTGGCGCGAGCTCGGGGCCGACCCGTCGATCGTCGGCCGGAGCCTCGTCCTCGACGGCGCGCCGACGACGGTCGTCGGCGTGATGCCGCGGGGCTTCTGGTTTCCCGACCCCTCGGTACGCGTGTGGACCTCGACGCCGATGCGCCCGGACAACGGCGCCGGCAACTACACGCTCGTGGGTCGCGTCGCGCCCGGCCTCGACCCCGGCAACATGGGTCCCTACGTCGCGCGGCTCACCGCGATGCTCGGCGAGCGGTTCCACTATCCCGAGAAGTGGGACAAGACGAAGAACGCGAGGGTGACGCCCATCCGCGAGTCGATGACCGGCACGATGCGTCCGGCGCTGCTCGCCACGCTCGGCGCGATGGGGCTCATCCTGCTCATCGCCTGCGCCAACGTGGCCGCGCTCATGCTCGGCCAGGTCGACGCGCGCTTCACGGAGCTCGCGGTGCGCTCGGCGCTCGGCGCGAACCAGCGTCGTCTCACGCAGCAGCTCGTGGTCGAGGCGCTGCTCATCGCGATCGCGGCGGGCGCGCTGGGCGCGGGGCTGGCCGCCGGCGGCTTCCGGGTGCTGGCGCACGCGCTGCCGTTAGGCGCCTGGGGCGAGACGGTCTCTCCCGACTGGCGCGTCTTCGTGGCGGCGCTCGGTCTCGCGATCGCCGCGGCGCTGCTCGTCGTCGCCGTGCCCACGGTCTCGCTGTGGCGCGGCGACCTGCGCGGGGTGCTGGGACGCGCGCGCACCGGGGGGCTCGAGGGGCGCGGCGGTCGGCTGGAGAACGGCCTCGTCGTGGCCGAGGTGGCGCTGGCGGTGCTCATCGCGTCAGGGGCCGCGCTGCTCGTGCGCAGCGTGGGCAACCTCTACGCGCTCGACCCGGGCCTCCGCGCCGAGCAGGTCGCCGTCGTCGACGTGGTCGCGCCCAACGATATCGGCGGCGTCGCGCAGTGGCGCGCCGTCGATGAGGTGGTGACCGCGCTGCACGCACTCCCCGGCGTGCGCGCCGTCGCCGCGACCACGCAGCTCCCGCTTCGCGGCGGCAGCGACAGCTACGGCTTCACCATCGAGGGGCTGAAGGACACGGACGACGGTTCGACGACGTACATGCGCATTGTGACGCAGGAGTACTTCGCCGCGCTGGGGATCCGCCGGCTCACCGGGCGCACGTTCGAGCTCACGGACCGTCGCGCCGCGGACAGCGTCCGCGCGGAGACGCAGCGCGGCGAGCGCCGCGACAGCACGCCCCCCGAGCGTGTGGTCGTCATCAACCAGGCGCTGGCGAAGAAGTACTTCCGCGGCGAGAGCCCGATCGGCCGGCGCATGGGCGGCACGTTCCGCGGCGCGGAGCGCATCATCGGCGTGGTCGTCGACGTCGCCGAGGGCAAGCTCACCGACGCGCCCGAGCCCGCGCGCTACTTCCTGGCCGACGAGGTGCCCATGCGCCACGGCACGTACACGCTCGCGCTCCGCGTCTCGCCCGGCATCGACCCCACGTCGGTCCTCGACGCGGCGCGCCGGACGGTGTCGCGTCTCGCGCCCGGGTTCGCGGTGCAGGAGCTCACCACGATGCAGCGCGTGCTCGATCGTGCCGTCGGCCCCGCGCGGCAGGTGATGACGCTGCTGTCGCTGCTCACCGGGCTCGCGCTCGTGCTGGGCGCCATCGGCATCTACGGCGTCATCGCGCACTTCGCCGCGCGCCGTCGGCGCGACTGGGCCATCCGCGTCGCGCTCGGCCTGCCCGGCGGGCGCGTGGTGGCGCGCGTGCTCGGCCACGGTACCGCGCTCGTCGCCGTCGGCATCGTCATCGGTGTCGCCGCCGCGTCGGTCCTCGCGCGCCTGCTCTCGGCGCTGTTGTTCGGCGTGAGCGCGTTCGACCCGCTCGCGCTGGCCGGCGCCGGCGTCGCGCTGCTCGTCGTCGGGTTCCTCGCCGCGGCCGCGCCCGCGTGGAGGGCCGGCATGACCGACCCCGCCATCGCGCTCCGTGAGCAGTGA
- a CDS encoding PadR family transcriptional regulator, with protein MSDQSPLGVFEEQILVAVLRVQGDAYGMNVRREIERVTEREVAIGAVYATLDRLEAKGLLVSSRPRSQISPRRLFALTAAGAQALADTRAMRDRLWQGVDLRRLAALGRG; from the coding sequence ATGAGCGATCAGTCGCCGCTCGGCGTGTTCGAGGAGCAGATCCTCGTCGCCGTGCTCCGCGTGCAGGGGGACGCGTACGGCATGAACGTGCGCCGCGAGATCGAGCGCGTCACCGAGCGCGAGGTGGCGATCGGCGCCGTGTACGCCACGCTCGACCGGCTGGAGGCGAAAGGGCTCCTCGTCTCCAGCCGGCCGCGCTCGCAGATCTCGCCGCGGCGGTTGTTCGCGCTCACCGCGGCCGGGGCGCAGGCGCTGGCCGACACGCGCGCCATGCGCGACCGGCTCTGGCAGGGGGTCGACCTGCGGCGGCTGGCGGCGCTCGGCCGCGGCTGA